From the genome of Thermococcus chitonophagus, one region includes:
- a CDS encoding DUF2103 domain-containing protein: MPKHFKRGVKREHHFLKGLEKPLEEIAKIPGVKKVIPGRIYSSDSRGFEIKVSRETYSGLKLVAKSDGSVQDVFLVVDKKDRERVRKEIERLMEKWRKV; this comes from the coding sequence ATGCCTAAGCACTTCAAGAGGGGAGTAAAGAGAGAGCATCACTTCTTGAAAGGGTTGGAAAAGCCTTTAGAAGAGATAGCTAAAATCCCTGGGGTTAAGAAAGTCATCCCTGGGAGGATATACTCTTCTGACTCGCGAGGTTTTGAGATAAAGGTTTCAAGGGAGACTTATTCTGGCCTAAAACTTGTAGCGAAAAGCGATGGGAGCGTCCAAGATGTGTTCTTAGTCGTTGATAAAAAGGACAGGGAGAGGGTTAGAAAGGAAATTGAGAGGTTAATGGAAAAGTGGAGGAAAGTTTAA
- a CDS encoding pyruvoyl-dependent arginine decarboxylase produces MSWTTPKKAIMLSAVAEGGTKLNAFDNALLKMGIGNVNLVKLSSVIPAHIEWLDELPKNIPIGMLLPTVYAHIESDEPGSTISAALGVGISEGNEGGLIYEYAGYCTKEEAEEMVKKMVEEGFRVRGWKLKEFKVVSAEITVKDKPAAAVAAVIMFPY; encoded by the coding sequence ATGAGCTGGACAACTCCCAAGAAGGCCATAATGCTTTCAGCAGTTGCTGAGGGAGGAACGAAGCTCAACGCTTTTGACAATGCACTCCTTAAAATGGGAATAGGAAATGTTAACTTGGTTAAGCTCAGTAGTGTTATTCCAGCCCACATAGAATGGCTCGATGAACTGCCAAAGAACATTCCAATAGGAATGCTCCTTCCAACGGTTTACGCTCACATAGAGAGCGATGAACCGGGTTCAACTATAAGTGCCGCGTTGGGCGTTGGTATAAGCGAAGGCAATGAAGGAGGATTAATTTACGAATACGCTGGCTACTGCACGAAGGAAGAGGCTGAGGAGATGGTAAAGAAGATGGTTGAAGAAGGGTTTAGGGTAAGGGGATGGAAGCTTAAAGAATTCAAAGTTGTCTCGGCGGAGATAACGGTTAAGGATAAGCCAGCAGCTGCAGTTGCCGCAGTTATAATGTTCCCCTACTGA
- a CDS encoding DUF2095 family protein: MKGKKKPIEELPWQEYDIEEFREKFPALAKELEGREGIEISGIRLDEYQVLEEEEEDKIDFSGYNPTIIDFLRRCETDEEALEIINWMEKQGEITPEMAKQLRVTLVHKGVRAFGPKKEWGWYERHGKH, encoded by the coding sequence ATGAAGGGTAAGAAAAAACCTATTGAGGAACTTCCATGGCAAGAATATGACATTGAGGAGTTCAGAGAGAAGTTTCCAGCACTAGCTAAGGAGCTTGAGGGAAGAGAGGGCATAGAGATCTCTGGAATAAGACTAGATGAGTATCAGGTTCTGGAGGAGGAAGAGGAAGACAAGATAGACTTTTCAGGATATAACCCAACGATAATAGATTTCTTGAGAAGGTGCGAAACTGATGAAGAAGCGTTAGAAATAATAAACTGGATGGAAAAGCAGGGGGAGATAACACCGGAGATGGCCAAACAACTGAGGGTTACATTAGTTCATAAGGGTGTAAGGGCCTTTGGCCCTAAAAAAGAGTGGGGTTGGTACGAGAGGCACGGAAAACACTAG
- a CDS encoding intein-containing RctB family protein: protein MVVPLKRIDKIRWEIPKFDRRMRVPGRVYADEVLLEKMKSDRTLEQAANVAMLPGIYKYSIVMPDGHQGYGFPIGGVAAFDVREGVISPGGIGYDINCLSPGTKVLTEHGYWVKIEAMPSTFKLQGLKVYNIDEGHNDSSPVVFVAERKVEENEVAVRIVTETGRTIEGSEDHPVLTPSGYIYMGNIREGDYIIVYPFEGVEFEKKEGVILSEDDFKDVDPQILKFLKERGLIPLRWNDPKVGILARILGFAFGDGHLGYMGDRIYISFYGTEEAMNELKKDLEKLGINATLYVREREYEIGKYRGISKSAELRVTSRAFVVLLMKLGMPIGKKVEVEYSLPGWIKEAPLWIKRNFLAGLFGADGSVVEFKRYTPISINLTQSKVPDLRDNLEAFLSEVADLLREFGVNSMIYEVSSDKTVTLRLAIVEEDSIKNFLGRINYEYAPEKKVRGLLGYAYLVRKQLVKEERKEAARIARKVYEKTGSLKAAYEAVADKVNKRFVERVIYSGTEEGRVPQNFPTFEEFVREFGYEGGFVAERVVKVEKIRPTYDKFYDIGVYHEAHNFIANGAVVHNCGVRLIRTNLTEKEVRPKIKQLVDTLFKNVPSGVGSQGRIRLHWTEIDDVLVDGAKWAVDHGYGWGRDLERLEEGGRMEGADPNAVSQRAKQRGAPQLGSLGSGNHFLEVQVVDKIFDPEIAKVYGLFEGQVVVMVHTGSRGLGHQVASDYLRIMERAIRKYRIPWPDRELVSVPFQSEEGQRYFSAMKAAANFAWANRQMITHWVRESFQEVFRQDPEGDLGMDIVYDVAHNIGKVEEHEVDGKKVKVIVHRKGATRAFPPGHEAVPRIYRDVGQPVLIPGSMGTASYVLAGTEGAMKETFGSTCHGAGRVLSRKAATRQYRGDRIRNELLQRGIYVRAASMRVVAEEAPGAYKNVDNVVKVVSEAGIAKLVARLRPIGVAKG from the coding sequence ATGGTAGTGCCATTAAAGAGAATTGATAAGATCAGGTGGGAAATTCCAAAGTTCGATAGAAGGATGCGCGTTCCTGGGAGAGTTTATGCTGATGAAGTTCTCCTTGAGAAAATGAAGAGTGATAGGACGCTTGAACAGGCAGCGAACGTTGCAATGCTTCCGGGCATATACAAGTATTCAATAGTAATGCCTGATGGTCATCAGGGCTATGGTTTCCCTATTGGAGGAGTTGCGGCTTTTGACGTCAGAGAAGGTGTAATAAGCCCCGGAGGCATAGGTTACGATATCAATTGCCTTTCCCCAGGAACCAAGGTTCTCACGGAACATGGCTACTGGGTAAAAATTGAGGCCATGCCTTCAACATTTAAGCTTCAGGGGCTTAAGGTATATAACATAGACGAGGGGCACAATGACAGCTCACCCGTGGTGTTCGTGGCTGAAAGAAAAGTTGAGGAGAATGAAGTTGCAGTTAGGATAGTCACCGAGACCGGAAGAACAATAGAGGGCAGTGAAGACCATCCCGTACTGACTCCCTCCGGCTATATATACATGGGCAACATAAGGGAGGGCGATTACATTATAGTGTACCCATTCGAGGGAGTTGAATTCGAGAAGAAGGAAGGTGTTATACTGTCAGAGGACGACTTCAAAGACGTTGATCCCCAGATACTGAAGTTCCTTAAAGAGAGAGGATTAATCCCCCTCAGATGGAACGATCCAAAGGTTGGAATTCTGGCAAGGATCCTGGGCTTTGCATTTGGTGATGGCCATTTAGGCTACATGGGTGACAGAATATACATCTCGTTCTATGGAACTGAAGAGGCAATGAATGAGCTCAAAAAAGACCTAGAGAAGCTGGGAATAAATGCCACCCTCTACGTGAGGGAGAGAGAGTACGAGATTGGAAAGTACAGGGGGATCTCTAAGTCCGCAGAGCTTAGGGTAACCTCTAGGGCATTTGTTGTGTTGCTAATGAAGCTTGGAATGCCTATAGGGAAGAAGGTTGAGGTTGAATATTCTCTCCCAGGATGGATAAAAGAGGCTCCCCTGTGGATAAAGAGGAATTTCCTCGCAGGCCTCTTCGGTGCTGACGGTAGCGTCGTTGAGTTCAAGAGGTACACTCCAATCTCAATTAACCTGACCCAATCCAAGGTTCCAGATCTCAGGGACAACCTTGAGGCGTTTCTAAGTGAAGTCGCAGACCTTCTCAGAGAATTTGGTGTTAACTCAATGATTTATGAAGTTTCTTCTGACAAAACCGTTACTCTGAGACTTGCCATAGTTGAAGAGGACAGCATAAAGAACTTCCTTGGCAGGATAAACTATGAATATGCTCCAGAGAAGAAAGTAAGAGGTTTGCTTGGATATGCATACTTAGTTAGGAAGCAGCTCGTAAAGGAGGAAAGAAAGGAAGCAGCAAGGATCGCACGTAAAGTCTATGAAAAGACAGGTAGCTTAAAAGCTGCTTATGAGGCCGTTGCTGACAAAGTCAACAAGAGATTCGTTGAGAGGGTAATATACTCAGGAACAGAAGAGGGTAGAGTTCCGCAGAACTTCCCGACGTTTGAAGAATTCGTCCGAGAGTTTGGCTATGAGGGAGGCTTTGTGGCTGAGAGAGTAGTTAAGGTCGAGAAGATAAGGCCCACTTACGACAAATTCTATGACATCGGAGTCTATCACGAGGCCCACAACTTCATAGCAAATGGTGCTGTTGTTCACAACTGCGGTGTCAGACTGATTAGAACGAATTTAACGGAAAAAGAAGTGAGACCAAAGATAAAGCAACTCGTAGATACCTTGTTTAAGAACGTTCCTTCTGGTGTTGGTAGTCAAGGTAGGATAAGACTTCACTGGACGGAAATAGATGATGTTCTAGTGGATGGTGCAAAGTGGGCAGTTGATCATGGTTACGGATGGGGGAGGGATTTAGAGAGGCTTGAAGAAGGAGGAAGAATGGAAGGGGCTGATCCTAACGCGGTGAGTCAGAGGGCAAAGCAGAGAGGTGCTCCCCAATTAGGTTCCCTAGGTTCAGGAAATCATTTCCTCGAGGTTCAAGTGGTAGACAAGATATTTGATCCCGAAATAGCTAAGGTTTATGGCCTCTTTGAGGGCCAAGTCGTGGTTATGGTTCACACGGGTTCAAGAGGTCTTGGGCATCAGGTTGCTAGTGATTACCTCAGGATAATGGAGAGGGCTATTAGAAAGTACAGGATACCATGGCCAGACAGGGAACTCGTCAGCGTTCCATTCCAGAGTGAGGAGGGACAAAGGTACTTCTCCGCAATGAAAGCGGCAGCAAACTTCGCCTGGGCTAACAGGCAGATGATAACCCACTGGGTTAGGGAGAGTTTCCAGGAAGTCTTTAGGCAAGACCCTGAAGGAGACCTTGGAATGGACATAGTTTACGATGTTGCCCACAACATAGGTAAGGTTGAAGAGCATGAGGTTGATGGCAAGAAGGTTAAGGTGATAGTTCACAGGAAGGGCGCAACAAGGGCATTCCCACCAGGACACGAAGCCGTTCCGAGGATTTACAGAGATGTTGGTCAGCCTGTCCTTATCCCAGGATCCATGGGTACCGCGAGCTATGTCTTAGCCGGAACTGAGGGTGCAATGAAGGAAACCTTCGGCTCAACATGCCACGGCGCTGGAAGGGTACTCAGCAGAAAGGCCGCAACAAGGCAGTACAGGGGAGACAGAATAAGGAACGAGTTACTCCAGAGGGGAATTTACGTGAGAGCTGCCTCGATGAGGGTAGTTGCGGAGGAGGCCCCAGGAGCTTACAAGAACGTGGACAACGTTGTTAAAGTAGTTAGCGAGGCAGGAATTGCAAAGCTCGTTGCTAGATTGAGGCCTATAGGAGTTGCCAAGGGCTGA
- a CDS encoding AMP phosphorylase: MRAKVRILKVKTGGFTIFINPKDAQEWKIHPNDLIRIESGKRSVYGSAAISDFVGVGEVGLSEDILESHQFSEGEVVALSPAGTPESVRYIKKKMRGEKLRKVEIETIVKDIVDRKLRNTEISAFVTALEINGLDMDEIAALTIAMAETGDMLDIDRKPIMDVHSIGGVPGNKTNVIVVPIVAAAGLTIPKTSSRAITSAAGTADVVEVLTNVTLSLDEIKRIVEKIGACLVWGGALNLAPADDLTIHVERRLSLDPRGLMLASIMSKKYAIGSQYILIDIPTGKGVKVETMEEARSLAKDFIELGKRLGQYVEVAITYGGQPIGHTIGPALEAKEALETLMTGKGPGSLVEKAIGLAGILLEMGGVAPKGMGRKVAREILESGKAYQKMREIIEEQGGNPDIKPEDIPIGDKTYTIHAQSSGYVTAIDNKAITAIAREAGAPEDKGAGIMLHVKVGEKVKEGDPLFTIHAESEGKLDKAIVLARRLEPIKIEGMVLQVVGNL, from the coding sequence ATGAGGGCCAAAGTTAGAATCCTTAAAGTAAAGACCGGAGGATTTACCATATTCATAAATCCAAAAGACGCCCAAGAGTGGAAGATACATCCAAATGACTTAATCAGAATTGAAAGTGGAAAAAGATCCGTATACGGAAGCGCCGCAATAAGCGACTTCGTTGGAGTGGGCGAAGTTGGACTTTCTGAAGATATCCTAGAGAGTCATCAGTTCTCCGAAGGGGAAGTTGTAGCTCTATCGCCAGCAGGCACTCCAGAGAGTGTCAGGTACATAAAGAAGAAAATGAGGGGAGAAAAACTAAGGAAAGTTGAAATAGAGACAATAGTTAAAGATATCGTTGATAGAAAACTTAGGAACACCGAAATTAGTGCCTTTGTAACGGCATTGGAAATAAATGGGTTAGATATGGATGAAATCGCGGCACTGACAATAGCGATGGCAGAAACTGGGGATATGCTCGACATCGACAGGAAGCCGATTATGGATGTTCACAGCATAGGCGGCGTGCCTGGGAATAAAACAAACGTTATTGTTGTTCCAATAGTTGCTGCAGCTGGGCTAACGATACCAAAAACAAGTTCTAGGGCAATCACAAGTGCCGCTGGAACTGCGGACGTTGTTGAAGTCCTGACGAATGTGACGCTGAGTTTGGACGAGATAAAGAGAATCGTTGAGAAGATAGGAGCATGCCTGGTGTGGGGTGGAGCTCTCAATCTAGCACCAGCTGATGATTTAACTATCCACGTTGAAAGAAGACTCAGCTTAGACCCCAGGGGATTAATGCTAGCGAGCATAATGTCCAAAAAGTATGCGATAGGAAGCCAGTATATACTTATCGACATCCCAACTGGAAAAGGAGTAAAAGTGGAAACTATGGAGGAGGCAAGATCCCTCGCGAAAGATTTCATTGAGTTAGGCAAAAGACTTGGACAGTACGTGGAAGTCGCGATTACCTATGGTGGACAACCAATAGGCCACACAATTGGGCCTGCATTAGAGGCAAAAGAAGCTCTTGAAACTCTGATGACGGGAAAAGGCCCAGGAAGCTTAGTTGAGAAAGCCATTGGACTAGCCGGAATTTTGCTTGAAATGGGAGGTGTTGCTCCTAAGGGTATGGGAAGAAAAGTTGCCAGGGAAATCCTAGAGAGCGGAAAGGCATACCAAAAGATGAGAGAGATAATAGAAGAGCAAGGCGGAAATCCAGATATAAAGCCAGAGGACATTCCAATAGGAGATAAGACATACACTATTCATGCCCAGTCAAGCGGATACGTAACGGCAATAGACAACAAGGCGATAACAGCTATAGCAAGGGAGGCAGGAGCCCCAGAGGATAAAGGTGCGGGGATCATGTTACATGTCAAAGTTGGGGAAAAGGTAAAGGAAGGTGATCCCCTGTTTACAATACACGCCGAAAGTGAAGGAAAGCTAGATAAGGCAATAGTTCTCGCCAGGAGACTTGAACCAATAAAAATAGAGGGAATGGTTCTCCAAGTCGTTGGGAACCTCTAG
- a CDS encoding ribonuclease P protein component 4 — MPKRDWEKREKKRIALERIDTLFTLAEKVFPYSPELAKRYVELALSVQQKAKVKTPRKWKRRYCKKCHAFLVPGVNARVRLRTKRMPHVVITCLECGHIMRYPYLREVKRKRKE, encoded by the coding sequence TTGCCCAAGAGGGATTGGGAGAAGAGAGAGAAGAAGAGGATTGCTCTTGAAAGAATTGATACCCTTTTTACGTTAGCTGAAAAAGTCTTCCCATATTCTCCTGAACTTGCGAAGAGGTATGTTGAACTTGCACTTAGCGTCCAGCAGAAAGCGAAAGTCAAAACCCCTCGGAAGTGGAAGAGGAGGTACTGCAAAAAGTGTCACGCTTTTCTTGTTCCTGGGGTTAATGCTCGAGTGAGGCTAAGGACAAAGAGAATGCCTCATGTCGTGATTACATGCCTTGAGTGCGGCCACATAATGCGGTACCCATATCTGCGGGAAGTTAAGAGAAAGAGAAAGGAATAA
- the minD gene encoding cell division ATPase MinD, producing the protein MEGRSIVFASGKGGTGKTTTVANIGVALAQFGKEVILIDADITMANLSLILGMEDIPVTLHDVLAGEADLKDAIYEGPAGVKVIPGGLSLEKVKKARPERLRELIREIGQMGDFILIDAPAGLELTSVTALLIGKELIIVTNPEIAAITDSLKTKLVAEKLGTLPLGAILNRVTSEKTELSKEEIEALLEVPVMGIVPEDPEVKRASAYGVPLVIKNPTSPAAIAYKQIAAKLAGIRWKPPEPESPVKRIFKALFGGRKK; encoded by the coding sequence GTGGAGGGTCGCTCAATAGTCTTCGCCTCCGGAAAAGGTGGTACAGGTAAAACCACGACAGTTGCTAATATTGGTGTCGCGTTGGCTCAATTTGGAAAAGAGGTCATACTTATAGATGCAGATATAACAATGGCAAACCTGAGCCTTATTCTAGGAATGGAGGACATTCCAGTAACACTACACGACGTTCTTGCTGGAGAAGCAGATCTAAAAGATGCAATTTACGAAGGGCCCGCTGGCGTAAAGGTTATTCCCGGAGGACTAAGCCTTGAGAAAGTCAAAAAAGCAAGGCCAGAGAGACTCAGGGAACTAATAAGAGAAATAGGACAGATGGGAGATTTTATTCTCATAGATGCTCCAGCTGGTCTTGAGCTGACCTCAGTAACTGCGTTGCTGATAGGTAAGGAGCTGATAATTGTGACAAACCCCGAAATTGCCGCAATAACGGATTCACTAAAGACTAAACTGGTGGCAGAAAAGCTTGGAACACTACCCCTCGGTGCAATCCTCAACAGGGTTACTAGCGAAAAAACCGAACTGAGCAAGGAGGAAATTGAGGCTCTCCTTGAGGTTCCGGTAATGGGCATAGTCCCCGAGGACCCGGAAGTCAAGAGGGCCTCAGCATATGGAGTTCCCCTCGTTATAAAGAATCCCACAAGTCCAGCAGCTATAGCATACAAGCAGATAGCGGCAAAGCTCGCAGGCATAAGGTGGAAGCCTCCAGAACCAGAAAGCCCAGTTAAAAGGATATTCAAGGCTCTCTTCGGGGGGAGGAAGAAATGA
- a CDS encoding glycosyltransferase family 2 protein — protein sequence MFRGFKITIVIPAYNEGKRIGEVLSKIPDFVDEVIVVDDGSTDNTSEVAKSFGATVVRLERNSGKGAALREGVKKANGDIIVLMDADGQHDPREIPKLLEPIIQGKADFVIGKRIIKKGKRPLIRKLSNWITSTLISLKVGEMIEDSQSGFRAIKRGFIPEITSNRYEVETEVLIKAKRLGARIIEVPISTRYDVETGHFKFIDIIRFLKALIKS from the coding sequence ATGTTCAGGGGTTTCAAGATTACCATAGTCATCCCAGCATACAATGAAGGAAAGAGAATAGGAGAAGTCCTCTCAAAAATCCCAGATTTCGTAGATGAAGTGATTGTGGTAGACGATGGGTCAACAGACAATACCTCGGAAGTAGCAAAGTCGTTTGGAGCAACGGTTGTCCGGCTAGAAAGAAACTCTGGAAAAGGTGCAGCCTTAAGGGAAGGAGTGAAAAAAGCAAATGGCGACATAATAGTTCTTATGGACGCGGACGGCCAGCACGATCCAAGAGAGATACCAAAACTTTTGGAGCCAATTATTCAGGGAAAAGCAGATTTTGTCATTGGAAAGAGAATAATAAAAAAGGGAAAAAGGCCACTTATAAGGAAATTAAGCAACTGGATAACTTCAACTCTCATATCCCTAAAAGTTGGAGAAATGATAGAAGATTCTCAAAGCGGATTTAGGGCTATAAAGAGAGGGTTCATTCCCGAAATTACGAGTAATAGATACGAAGTTGAAACTGAAGTCCTGATAAAAGCTAAGAGGTTAGGAGCGAGAATTATAGAGGTTCCGATATCAACTAGGTATGACGTTGAGACTGGACACTTCAAATTCATAGACATTATTAGGTTCTTAAAAGCGCTTATTAAATCCTAA
- a CDS encoding DUF7411 family protein — protein MLDDVIREIRKFGEETGIIEKKVVVMFSGGKDSSLTLYILKEAGFNVSALTFFHKWSWSEILRWGMKFTKKLGVEHYLIDITEGLLKKAVGRKGPICVHCKKVMLKNAKWFALNNGFSYIAKGDNANDKIVGTLLDQCLRDIRLCEIPKIGIPIFRPLIKYKASEVEKLAEEAGIRPYRMYEHGRRRQWREGCPLQYIDEDERITEKLMDLAFKVNYEVSKIARKHKVRVSVRVPSFEIMCWNCTEEVLREVKEVIENFSRGTL, from the coding sequence ATGCTTGATGATGTCATAAGGGAGATAAGAAAGTTCGGAGAGGAAACAGGGATTATTGAAAAGAAGGTAGTTGTCATGTTCTCTGGAGGCAAAGACTCAAGCCTAACCCTGTACATATTAAAAGAAGCTGGATTCAACGTTTCCGCTCTAACGTTCTTCCACAAATGGAGCTGGTCTGAGATTTTGAGGTGGGGAATGAAGTTCACAAAGAAGCTTGGAGTTGAGCACTACCTCATAGACATAACTGAGGGCTTGCTCAAAAAAGCCGTTGGGAGGAAGGGACCGATATGTGTGCACTGCAAAAAGGTCATGTTAAAAAATGCCAAATGGTTTGCTTTGAATAACGGCTTTTCATACATAGCGAAGGGGGACAACGCTAACGACAAAATAGTGGGAACCCTGCTCGATCAATGCCTTAGGGACATTCGATTGTGCGAAATTCCAAAGATAGGAATTCCAATTTTCAGGCCTTTAATTAAGTACAAAGCTTCAGAAGTTGAAAAGCTGGCTGAAGAAGCAGGAATCAGGCCCTACAGGATGTACGAGCATGGAAGGAGGAGACAGTGGAGAGAAGGTTGCCCTTTACAGTACATAGATGAAGATGAGAGAATTACGGAGAAGCTGATGGATCTCGCGTTCAAGGTAAACTACGAGGTAAGCAAAATAGCGAGGAAACACAAGGTGAGGGTAAGCGTAAGGGTGCCGAGCTTTGAGATAATGTGTTGGAATTGCACCGAGGAAGTTCTTAGGGAAGTCAAAGAGGTTATAGAAAATTTCAGTAGGGGAACATTATAA
- a CDS encoding inositol-3-phosphate synthase, producing the protein MVRVAIIGQGYVASIFAVGLERIKAGELGYYGVPLANELPIKVEDIQIVVSYDVDKTKIGLPLSEIVQRYWKGNVPESLQEVYVRKGVHLRSLRNLPIEATGLEDEMTLKEAVDHLVDEWKKYKVEVFLNVPTTEAFVPFGKLDELEKAIKENNKDRLTATQVYAYAAAQYAREVGGAAFVNAIPTLIANDPAFVELAKESNLVIFGDDGATGATPLTADILGHLAQRNRHVLDIAQFNIGGNTDFLALTDKERNKSKEYTKSSVVEDILGYDAPHYIKPTGYLEPLGDKKFIAMHIEYISFNGAHDELIITGRINDSPALAGLLVDLARLGKMAVERKVFGTVYEVNAFYMKNPGPKDAKNIPRIIAYEKLRQWAGLPPRYL; encoded by the coding sequence ATGGTGAGGGTTGCTATTATAGGCCAAGGATACGTTGCAAGCATTTTTGCCGTGGGACTCGAGAGGATAAAGGCTGGGGAGCTTGGCTATTATGGAGTCCCACTAGCAAATGAGCTACCAATAAAGGTCGAGGACATACAGATCGTAGTCTCGTACGATGTTGACAAGACCAAAATTGGCCTGCCGCTTTCAGAGATCGTGCAGAGATACTGGAAGGGCAACGTGCCAGAAAGCCTCCAAGAAGTCTATGTGAGGAAGGGAGTTCACCTCAGGAGCCTAAGGAACCTGCCAATAGAGGCGACTGGACTGGAGGACGAGATGACGCTAAAGGAGGCAGTAGACCACTTGGTTGACGAGTGGAAGAAGTACAAGGTAGAAGTCTTCCTTAACGTCCCCACCACGGAGGCCTTCGTTCCATTCGGAAAGCTTGATGAGCTTGAGAAGGCGATAAAGGAGAACAACAAGGACAGGCTAACCGCAACCCAGGTTTACGCCTACGCCGCAGCCCAGTACGCTAGGGAGGTTGGAGGGGCCGCATTCGTGAACGCTATACCAACCCTCATAGCCAACGATCCAGCTTTCGTTGAGCTTGCAAAGGAGAGCAACCTCGTTATCTTCGGTGACGATGGAGCTACTGGAGCAACTCCACTAACGGCAGACATACTTGGCCACCTAGCTCAGAGAAACAGGCATGTCCTCGACATAGCCCAGTTCAACATTGGAGGTAACACGGACTTCCTCGCACTGACCGACAAGGAGAGGAACAAGAGCAAGGAGTACACAAAGTCGAGCGTAGTTGAGGACATCCTAGGATACGATGCTCCACACTACATTAAGCCCACAGGGTACCTTGAGCCCCTTGGTGACAAGAAGTTCATAGCTATGCACATCGAGTACATAAGCTTCAACGGAGCCCACGATGAGCTGATAATCACCGGAAGGATCAATGACAGCCCAGCGCTTGCAGGATTACTAGTTGATCTTGCAAGACTTGGTAAGATGGCCGTTGAGAGGAAGGTCTTTGGAACAGTCTACGAGGTCAACGCATTCTACATGAAGAACCCAGGACCAAAAGATGCAAAGAACATTCCAAGGATAATAGCATATGAGAAGCTCAGGCAGTGGGCAGGCCTACCTCCAAGGTACCTCTGA
- a CDS encoding MBL fold metallo-hydrolase — protein MIVYFIGTGGSEGIPVHLCSCPTCSEARKFGFTQRKPSTLAVIGENGEIILFDVGTDIREHLNAPLNAIFLTHWHHDHIYGIYKLRWTAMETKLYAPKGHADALILNDPKNLKPEIIEPWKEIRIGRISVTALKLNHQIETFGYYIEEDGKGIALLYDTKGLPQETWEFLAEKAPIRLAIVDATYPPGFEDPYHNNVDEAANIGIKIAERTILSHISHKNLPFLQLVRYVKGRWGNKVLVAYDGMVFYV, from the coding sequence ATGATAGTGTACTTCATCGGAACCGGAGGTAGCGAAGGCATTCCTGTTCACCTCTGTAGCTGTCCTACATGTTCTGAGGCTAGGAAATTCGGCTTTACCCAGAGAAAACCTTCAACTCTAGCCGTTATAGGGGAAAATGGGGAAATAATTCTGTTTGACGTTGGAACCGATATAAGAGAACATCTCAATGCACCTCTCAACGCGATATTCCTGACTCACTGGCACCACGACCACATCTATGGGATCTACAAACTCAGATGGACGGCAATGGAAACTAAGCTGTACGCTCCCAAAGGGCATGCAGACGCCCTGATCCTTAACGACCCTAAGAATTTAAAGCCCGAGATAATTGAGCCATGGAAAGAGATAAGGATCGGGAGGATAAGCGTTACTGCACTAAAGCTCAACCACCAGATAGAGACGTTTGGCTACTACATAGAGGAGGATGGAAAAGGAATAGCGTTGCTCTACGATACAAAAGGACTGCCCCAGGAAACCTGGGAGTTCCTAGCTGAGAAGGCACCGATTAGACTGGCGATAGTTGATGCCACTTATCCCCCCGGCTTTGAGGATCCCTACCACAATAACGTCGATGAGGCTGCCAATATTGGAATTAAAATAGCTGAAAGGACAATTTTAAGCCACATCTCCCATAAGAATCTACCCTTCCTTCAGCTAGTCAGGTACGTAAAGGGGAGGTGGGGCAATAAGGTTCTGGTTGCCTACGATGGAATGGTCTTTTATGTTTAG
- a CDS encoding MoaD/ThiS family protein, producing the protein MIIRLMGLFSHLAGAKEVEIKINGRKRVGDVLREVIPRFDEIKEKIIIINGKVASEDAEVTDSDVVKVMPVLSGG; encoded by the coding sequence ATGATTATAAGGCTCATGGGCCTATTTTCTCACTTAGCTGGGGCCAAGGAAGTTGAAATAAAAATTAATGGTAGGAAAAGAGTGGGAGACGTTCTTAGGGAGGTTATACCTAGGTTTGATGAAATAAAAGAGAAGATAATAATTATTAATGGTAAAGTGGCAAGTGAGGATGCTGAAGTTACGGATAGTGATGTAGTTAAGGTTATGCCAGTGCTCAGTGGGGGGTAA